One Dialister invisus DSM 15470 genomic region harbors:
- the trxA gene encoding thioredoxin produces the protein MSKEIHSAADFEKEITNHKGYALVDFWATWCPPCRMMAPVLESAEQQLGDKINFVKVDVDEQQQLAAEFDIMSIPTLVVFKDGKPVKRMSGYRPLDTFVEELKSAVES, from the coding sequence ATGAGCAAAGAAATTCATTCCGCAGCAGACTTTGAAAAGGAAATAACCAATCACAAAGGATACGCCCTTGTGGACTTCTGGGCGACCTGGTGCCCGCCGTGCCGTATGATGGCGCCTGTGCTGGAAAGCGCCGAACAGCAGCTTGGTGACAAAATCAATTTCGTAAAAGTCGATGTTGATGAGCAGCAGCAGCTGGCCGCTGAATTTGATATCATGTCCATTCCGACTCTGGTGGTTTTTAAAGACGGCAAGCCTGTAAAGCGCATGTCCGGCTATCGCCCGCTTGATACTTTCGTAGAGGAACTGAAAAGCGCAGTGGAATCATAA